One window of bacterium genomic DNA carries:
- a CDS encoding MFS transporter, with protein sequence MSAPRRGLALFAPLAAMVAAVGGALAASDAWAAPLWALALLAALALGFAAGWTRARRDLPAIADAVAAVARGGAAPAAP encoded by the coding sequence ATGAGCGCGCCGCGCCGCGGTCTCGCGCTCTTCGCGCCGCTCGCCGCGATGGTCGCGGCGGTCGGCGGGGCGCTGGCCGCAAGCGACGCCTGGGCGGCGCCGCTCTGGGCGCTCGCGCTCCTCGCGGCGCTGGCGCTCGGCTTCGCCGCCGGGTGGACGCGCGCGCGGCGCGACCTGCCGGCGATCGCCGACGCCGTCGCCGCCGTCGCGCGCGGCGGCGCGGCGCCCGCGGCGCC